From one Leishmania panamensis strain MHOM/PA/94/PSC-1 chromosome 11 sequence genomic stretch:
- a CDS encoding 40S ribosomal protein S15A, putative (TriTrypDB/GeneDB-style sysID: LpmP.11.1150), protein MTMMSVLANALRTIASAERRGKRQVLIRPSSKVVVKFLQVMQKHGYIGEFEIIDDHRAGKIVVNLNGRLNKCGAICPRFDCATTDYEKWMKNILPSRQFGFVVLTTSLGIMDHEEARSRNTGGKVLGFFY, encoded by the coding sequence ATGACGATGATGAGCGTACTCGCGAACGCGCTTCGCACCATTGCGAGCGCGGAGCGCCGTGGCAAGCGCCAGGTGCTCAtccgcccctcctccaaggtggtggtgaagttCCTGCAGGTGATGCAGAAGCACGGCTACATTGGCGAGTTCGAGATCATCGACGACCATCGCGCTGGCAAGATCGTCGTGAACCTGAATGGCCGTCTGAACAAGTGCGGCGCCATCTGCCCGCGCTTcgactgcgccaccaccgactACGAGAAGTGGATGAAGAATATCCTGCCCTCCCGTCAGTTCGGCTTTGTCGTGCTGACGACCTCGCTCGGCATCATGGACCACGAGGAGGCCCGCTCCCGCAACACTGGTGGTAAGGTGCTCGGCTTCTTCTACTAG
- a CDS encoding hypothetical protein (TriTrypDB/GeneDB-style sysID: LpmP.11.1160): MARVPVEFLAQRLAMASAEGHPTSNSTTVSGLDLTWVNNKALTYAAVLCAVICCFISFSDLREHLSRFDYPKLQVLEMRIILMVPIYAVFSALSLLFYRWRFFFETVRDTYESFVLYIFFMLMVSYCGGEGQLLRSLKKKRYKGMHPFPMCYLPSFPLDTDFYLRCKRWVLQCALIKPLASFVAMVCHPLGIYKEGSFGPDNVYTYACIVINVSLTMALYYLVLFEVECEKEMHYAKTFLKFLCIKSIIFFSYWQSVIVNLASSAGLIYLGAHEHEVEATRAVIQDLLMCFELLPVAFLHRAAFGRAKLDDEMACVPVYMKDSSTGDLRTNVDTALNVNDIIDDTFGTIFYRKGKLIDQENGGDSDDDAVNYGEGAGTADGGRGASRGPSAGAGLGGAVDELAFMGNADAIARDPTLEELVRHAIATDYGIRVDGVLHYDADSDREDRNQDMSFADTDVILHRSKKEAAALDVRVDTDLLRSHQVPQGGATPHIYCVVCGRFDRDMVRRRNGYKCKECVGTKSRSLLRRHQQEVIGGGEGKMESRRGGRLGHDTAVVVETMDCTADFGRGER, from the coding sequence ATGGCGAGGGTGCCGGTGGAGTTcctggcgcagcgcctcgcgaTGGCGTCGGCGGAGGGGCACCCGACATcgaacagcaccaccgtctcTGGCCTTGACCTGACGTGGGTAAACAATAAGGCGCTGACATACGCCGCTGTCCTCTGCGCCGTGATCTGCTGCTTCATCTCGTTCAGCGACCTGCGCGAGCACCTCTCCCGGTTTGACTACCCAAAGTTGCAGGTGTTGGAGATGCGCATCATCCTGATGGTCCCGATCTACGCCGTCTTCTCCGCcctgtcgctgctcttctATAGGtggcgcttcttcttcgagACGGTGCGTGACACGTACGAGAGCTTTGTCCTGTACATCTTCTTCATGCTGATGGTGTCGTActgcggcggagaggggcagctgctgcggtctctcaagaagaagcggtACAAGGGCATGCACCCGTTTCCGATGTGCTACCTGCCATCCTTCCCGCTCGACACGGACTTTTACTTGCGCTGCAAGCGCTGGGTGCTGCAATGCGCGCTGATCAAGCCTCTCGCGTCCTTCGTTGCCATGGTATGCCATCCGCTTGGGATCTACAAAGAGGGCAGCTTTGGGCCGGACAACGTGTACACGTACGCCTGCATCGTCATCAACGTTAGCCTCACGATGGCGCTCTACTACCTCGTGCTGTTCGAGGTTGAGTGCGAGAAGGAGATGCACTACGCCAAGACCTTCTTGAAGTTCCTCTGCATCAAGTCCATCATTTTCTTCAGCTACTGGCAGTCTGTCATTGTGAacctcgcctcctcagccGGCCTCATCTACCTTGGCGCCCATGAGCATGAGGTCGAGGCCACGAGGGCTGTTATCCAGGATCTTCTCATGTGCTttgagctgctgccggtggccTTCTTGCACCGTGCCGCCTTTGGGCGGGCAAAGCTGGATGATGAGATGGCCTGCGTCCCGGTGTACATGAAGGATAGCAGCACCGGCGACCTGCGGACCAACGTGGACACGGCGCTGAACGTGAATGACATCATTGATGACACGTTCGGAACCATCTTCTACCGCAAGGGCAAGCTGATTGACCAGGAGaatggcggcgacagcgacgatgacgcgGTGAACTACGGCGAAGGTGCCGGCACGGCGGACGGCGGGAGAGGCGCCTCGCGGGGGCCGAGTGCCGGTGCAGGgctcggcggcgctgtcgatGAGTTGGCCTTCATGGGCAATGCTGACGCCATCGCGCGTGATCCTACACTGGAGGAGCTCGTCCGCCACGCCATCGCGACGGACTACGGCATCCGCGTGGACGGTGTGCTCCACTACGACGCGGACAGTGACCGCGAGGACCGCAATCAGGACATGAGCTTCGCCGACACGGACGTCATCCTCCACCGCTcgaagaaggaggcggcagcgctggacgTGCGGGTCGACACAGACCTTCTCCGCTCGCACCAGGTGCCCCAGGGCGGCGCGACGCCGCATATTTACTGCGTCGTGTGTGGCCGCTTTGATCGCGATATGGTGCGCCGGCGAAACGGCTATAAATGCAAGGAGTGTGTTGGCACGAAGAGtcggtcgctgctgcggcgccaccagcagGAGGTCATCGGGGGCGGCGAGGGCAAGATGGAGTcccggcgcggcggccgcctcggCCACGACacagctgtggtggtggagacgATGGACTGCACAGCGGACTTTGGCCGCGGTGAGCGATGA
- a CDS encoding membrane insertase, putative (TriTrypDB/GeneDB-style sysID: LpmP.11.1140), with protein sequence MHLGSRLACAPVALAATTLLHSGAPAASACWWLSVRHNCTPTLSPLSSPISCGYGVGSCRGGMTGALYVQQRGLSWNPLDWGRSDVGRSTNPQLEEELPEIFARQPTEVDDYIRPDKSLFERLEDFWDWAVSFLQPVEKQVEIMRSLRHDGFMSLDLGGWGHVFFFYGLCMRVLTLIPSLYSHRNSLRMAHIGPQVSEITNSQNKVKNDRTLSSAEKRVIKDGYNRMKYALCKRHRCAQWKSFLTVLTAPITMSAFLSIRRLAMYETDLEMAPFLWVKDLTMPDPTYALPAICAGMFLLNFEMNQRMQRGGRSASSMYVRWAVRASSVVGVYFFAAQPSAMFAYWIGLSTAGLLQPVLLRWQPFRDFFRFPEPPQAAKSHLISEVKGPSLYERLFATEAEKARLEEQRKADRIRNSAARIETVDDYEVVFNDDVKNAPSGKPR encoded by the coding sequence ATGCACCTCGGCTCGCGTCTTGCTTGCGCGCCGGTGGCCCTCGCGGCgaccacgctgctgcactccgGTGCGCCAGCCGCATCGGCATGCTGGTGGCTCTCCGTGCGTCACAACTGCACCCCGACCctgtcgccgctctcctcgcccATCTCGTGTGGCTACGGTGTCggcagctgccgtggcggaATGACGGGGGCCCTttacgtgcagcagcgtggcctTAGCTGGAATCCACTTGATTGGGGCCGCAGCGACGTGGGGCGGTCGACGAACCctcagctggaggaggagctgccaGAGATCTTTGCCCGCCAGCCGACCGAGGTGGACGACTACATCCGCCCTGACAAGAGCCTGTTTGAGCGTCTGGAAGACTTCTGGGACTGGGCGGTGAGCTTCCTGCAGCCTGTGGAGAAGCAGGTGGAGATCATGCGCAGCCTGCGCCACGATGGGTTCATGTCGCTCGACCTTGGCGGGTGGGGGcacgtcttcttcttctacggcctgtgcatgcgtgtgctgACGCTGATCCCGTCCCTCTACAGCCACCGCAACTCGCTGCGCATGGCTCACATCGGGCCGCAAGTGTCTGAGATCACCAACAGCCAGAACAAGGTGAAGAATGACCGCACGCTTTCTTCGGCGGAAAAGCGCGTCATCAAGGATGGCTACAACCGCATGAAGTACGCGCTGTGCAAGAGGCACCGATGCGCGCAGTGGAAGAGCTTCCTGACAGTGCTCACGGCGCCCATCACCATGTCCGCCTTTCTGTCCATCCGACGCCTGGCGATGTACGAAACGGATCTCGAGATGGCGCCGTTCCTGTGGGTGAAGGACTTGACGATGCCTGACCCGACCTACGCGCTGCCGGCCATCTGCGCCGGCATGTTCCTGCTCAACTTTGAGATGAACCAGCGCATGCAgcgtggcggccgcagcgccagcagcatgTACGTGCGGTGGGCCGTGCGTGCGTCATCTGTCGTCGGCGTCTATTTCTTTGCTGCGCAGCCGTCGGCGATGTTCGCCTACTGGATCGGGCTGTCCACGGCTGGCTTGCTGcagccggtgctgctgcgctggcagcCCTTCCGTGACTTCTTCCGGTTCCCGGAGCCTCCCCAGGCTGCCAAGTCGCACCTCATCTCGGAGGTTAAGGGGCCATCGCTGTATGAACGCCTCTTCGCGaccgaggcggagaaggctcgattggaggagcagcgcaaggCAGACCGGATCCGGAATAGCGCAGCGCGTATCGAGACGGTGGACGACTACGAGGTTGTCTTCAACGACGACGTGAAGAACGCGCCGTCGGGGAAGCCCAGGTGA
- a CDS encoding hypothetical protein (TriTrypDB/GeneDB-style sysID: LpmP.11.1100), whose product MSLIFVDAYGLALKALDPAAWELFCALEDRILHSTAYLLSHVELTALRPAVTDSTETVSPTAALCVQPSVQSGVRDADAMGTALVASHVLQYLRGTLPAGILHTFTQTLDASATLASAQLAKDLSRVRQQVLSAQSSSSSPCYPELVLTELSAFCQNILVLSALWMSTKFWATLSESSTLSGLVACFLRLSLPPSKDRVVDVSDLEGDSLEPRTSDALGTCTGGALDAVPMEQANVDALCLASTPPSSPLAPVPQEHRSCAEMSSIRIGSAGGREGGADVYDPISSDLLTHLMCLDNGVAEAAESLARAVEDTEIILLRCSGYTIPI is encoded by the coding sequence ATGTCTCTCATCTTTGTGGATGCGTACGGGCTAGCACTGAAGGCGCTGGACCCCGCCGCGTGGGAGCTGTTTTGCGCACTGGAGGATCGCATTCTTCACTCGACTGCTTATCTACTCAGCCACGTGGAGCTGACCGCCTTGCGCCCAGCAGTAACGGATAGCACAGAGACTGTATCCCCTACTGCTGCTTTATGCGTGCAGCCGTCTGTGCAATCTGGTGTGCGCGACGCGGACGCGATGGGTACCGCGCTGGTGGCTTCTCATGTACTTCAGTATCTGCGCGGGACGCTCCCAGCAGGGATTCTCCACACATTTACGCAGACATTGGATGCATCAGCGACGCTGGCCTCCGCACAACTCGCGAAAGATTTGTCTCGTGTGCGCCAGCAGGTCCTCTCAGCTCAgtcgtcctcttcgtctccgtGCTATCCTGAGCTCGTACTCACGGAGCTGAGTGCTTTTTGTCAAAACATCCTGGTGTTGTCAGCGCTGTGGATGAGCACAAAATTTTGGGCAACGCTATCTGAAAGCTCCACGCTGAGTGGCCTCGTCGCGTGcttcctccgtctctccttGCCACCGAGCAAGGATCGAGTCGTAGACGTCTCGGACCTCGAAGGCGACTCCCTAGAGCCAAGAACAAGCGATGCGCTGGGGACGTGTACAGGTGGCGCTCTGGACGCCGTTCCGATGGAGCAGGCGAACGTGGATGCACTGTgcctcgcctccaccccaccgTCGTCGCCTTTGGCTCCTGTTCCGCAAGAGCATCGTTCATGCGCGGAGATGTCCAGCATACGAATAGGGTCCGCTGGTGGGCGTGAGGGCGGCGCTGACGTCTACGACCCCATATCGTCCGATCTCCTGACACACCTGATGTGCCTCGACAACGGGgtcgcggaggcggcagagtCGCTGGCAAGGGCCGTCGAGGACACCGAGATTATTTTACTCCGGTGCAGCGGGTACACGATTCCAATCTGA
- a CDS encoding protein transport protein Sec31, putative (TriTrypDB/GeneDB-style sysID: LpmP.11.1120) codes for MRLKNTALCCAFAWSPAVLGNPPLLATASYSGSMDENFSTDAFLEIRLVDVKVTDETELPVVGRVRLPDRVHRVDWSPYAGPQGIIGVSCGNGCVYIFSAAEVLAAGPSGGSEEVSDRPRGLLWMVREHAGSAVRGFHFNPSKPHFFATGADDGVWRVWTLQDGATGGVCAPTRISVISNVPNSGAIVHLQWHPKYAHIFATATVNGVVNVWNLKMATRVTALNVSKASHKGQITAIAWNPTAATQLVVGLDDGHPVLQVWDLRTGVVPLREMAGHTRGITGLAWSEQESSMVASCGGDGRTMWWDPNTGRKLGELQPVGEYLVDVQWCPVLPAVIATSSFTPLLCVSTAQDVSSSGSDKLGTVPKWLSKPCGASINMSLVVASLALGTDREVVLSSLNGAPMSPKTTEDQRMFEQLSQFPSGSAERTQWLSDTHHELLAAFSSAQNSRQPILDFLNKGVTSTKSGAGPGFGKLGEDDDDPFTAISHESQKSYEDRTSELIVSGKIEEAVDLCMDERCFDDAFAVAFLSGGEMVRKVHQRYIAHVTATNPKKRHVLYAGAIASGDFRGLIQANVPWKEVLSAIVAFVMGDGFAGACNLLGDALRDQQNYEGAYHCYVCASNVNAVVDLWRLENRPSREVVQDTILLEETTQHAASGEYLAHCMCDYGVKLLTDGHPKEAVQYLQRAARIGDHTATVLVDRMKYLFNLPQPENGPPYAPAPVSDVQSPACQAFLAAAEERQKRELQEQQAQIQAQAVALHQQQQQHPSSMPSHGPPQPPVLPLQSQYHVNPMAMPGQPPPPQPGYLPSGGYTSPMGAPAVASRPPQPSQHPPSLAHKSSPSGPPPQPDGSTALRLPLMPGASTTTPASNIMNGVSAAGPPMVPPPPAAGGSQVGMSVSDSNSFFPGALPPSRTNPLPAASNGVIGQPKPRLMPHPVSSYSSMRTPIPGATPAGAASPPSGPPPSSGAMASLASPQPTSLYSVTAPPTQPLAIQSPAYPTVVPPPPQQRADTIYSGGAQPMAKQPPPPPGPPRPAMGGAPPPPPPQPSAAGPGQPASLLASVNPAQFASPLHSQLVQRLQQIIPSIADPRRRAVVQQAAMEVIRQLQQGMLPEELVQMLMHFCANAGTPNATQIWAQVAQRYAGAIQAFAALCYL; via the coding sequence ATGAGACTGAAGAACAcggcgctgtgctgcgcgtTCGCGTGGTCACCAGCGGTGCTGGGCAACCCACCTCTTCTCGCCACCGCGTCGTACAGCGGGTCCATGGATGAGAACTTCAGCACCGACGCCTTTCTTGAGATCCGCCTCGTGGATGTGAAGGTGACGGACGAGACGGAGCTGCCTGTCGTCGGGCGTGTGCGGCTGCCGGATCGTGTGCATCGTGTTGACTGGTCGCCGTACGCCGGGCCACAGGGCATCATTGGTGTCTCGTGCGGCAACGGGTGTGTATACATCTTCTCTGCTGCGGAAGTGCTTGCCGCCGGCCcgagcggtggcagtgaggAGGTGAGTGATCGCCCGCGTGGATTGCTGTGGATGGTGCGTGAGCACGCGGGGTCGGCTGTGCGAGGCTTCCACTTCAACCCATCGAAGCCGCACTTCTTCGCCACCGGCGCTGACGACGGCGTCTGGCGTGTGTGGACGCTGCAAGATggcgccaccggcggcgtgtgtgcgccgaCAAGGATATCGGTTATTTCGAACGTGCCGAACAGCGGCGCCATTGTTCACCTCCAGTGGCACCCAAAGTACGCCCACATCTTTGCCACTGCCACGGTGAACGGTGTGGTGAACGTGTGGAACCTGAAGATGGCTACTCGCGTGACGGCGCTGAACGTGTCCAAGGCGTCACACAAGGGGCAGATCACCGCCATTGCGTGGAACCCGACGGCTGCGACGCAGCTCGTTGTGGGACTGGACGACGGACATCCAGTGTTGCAGGTGTGGGACCTTCGCACGGGGGTTGTACCGCTGCGTGAAATGGCCGGACATACGCGTGGCATTACCGGCCTCGCTTGGAGCGAGCAGGAGTCGTCGATGGTGGCATCttgcggcggtgatggccgTACCATGTGGTGGGACCCAAACACGGGCAGGAAACTCGGGGAGCTACAGCCAGTGGGGGAGTACCTTGTTGACGTGCAGTGGTGCCCGGTGCTGCCAGCCGTCATCGCGACGTCATCCTTTACCCCGCTTCTATGCGTGTCGACGGCCCAGGAcgtctccagcagcggcagtgacaAGCTCGGGACGGTGCCCAAGTGGCTCAGCAAACCGTGCGGTGCCTCGATCAACATGTCCCTCGTGGTTGCCTCCCTTGCCCTTGGGACAGACCGTGAAGTTGTGCTGTCGAGCCTGAACGGCGCTCCAATGAGCCCGAAGACGACGGAGGACCAGCGAATGTTTGAGCAGCTTTCCCAGTTTCCGAGCGGGTCGGCAGAGCGGACGCAGTGGCTGAGTGACACCCACCATGAGCTtctcgccgccttctccagcgcgcAGAACTCGCGCCAGCCTATCCTTGACTTCCTCAACAAGGGCGTCACCTCCACGAAAAGCGGCGCCGGCCCCGGTTTCGGAAAGCTgggcgaggacgacgacgaccccTTCACCGCCATCTCGCACGAGAGCCAGAAGAGTTACGAAGACCGCACCTCGGAGCTCATCGTGAGCGGCAAGATCGAGGAGGCCGTGGACCTATGCATGGACGAGCGCTGCTTCGACGACGCCTTTGCAGTCGCGTTCCTCAGCGGTGGGGAGATGGTGCGCAAAGTGCACCAGCGCTACATTGCGCATGTCACCGCTACAAACCCGAAAAAGCGGCATGTGCTTTACGCTGGAGCCATCGCCTCCGGTGATTTCCGTGGGCTTATTCAAGCCAATGTGCCGTGGAAGGAGGTGCTGTCAGCGATTGTGGCGTTCGTCATGGGTGACGGCTTCGCTGGTGCGTGCAACTTGCTTggcgacgcgctgcgcgaTCAGCAGAACTACGAGGGCGCCTACCATTGCTATGTTTGTGCAAGCAACGTGAATGCTGTGGTGGACCTCTGGCGCCTGGAGAACCGCCCCTCGCGCGAGGTCGTGCAGGATACGATCCTGCTAGAGGAGACCACGCAGCATGCGGCGAGTGGCGAGTACCTGGCGCATTGCATGTGCGACTATGGTGTGAAGCTGCTAACGGATGGGCACCCGAAGGAGGCGGTACAGTACCTGCAGCGTGCCGCCCGCATCGGTGACCACACGGCCACTGTGCTTGTCGATCGAATGAAGTACCTCTTCAATCTTCCCCAGCCTGAGAACGGTCCACCGTACGCACCGGCACCTGTGTCGGACGTGCAGAGCCCAGCGTGTCAAGCGTTCCTGGCCGCCGCCGAAGAGCGACAGAAGcgagagctgcaggagcaacAGGCGCAGATCCAGGCACAAGCGGTGGCCCTgcatcaacagcagcagcagcatccctCATCGATGCCAAGCCACGGCCCTCCGCAACCACCGGTGCTGCCCCTGCAGTCGCAGTACCACGTGAACCCCATGGCAATGCCAGGgcaaccgccgccgccacagcctGGCTATCTGCCGTCTGGTGGCTACACATCGCCCATGGGTGCACCGGCCGTGGCTTCccggccaccgcagccgtcaCAGCACCCGCCAAGCCTTGCCCACAAATCCAGTCCCTCCGGACCCCCACCACAGCCGGATGGGAGCACGGCTCTGCGACTGCCACTGATGCCTGGTGCCAGTACCACGACTCCGGCCAGCAACATCATGAATGGTGTGTCTGCAGCGGGCCCGCCGAtggtgccaccgcctccggcTGCCGGTGGTTCCCAGGTGGGGATGAGCGTATCTGACAGCAACTCTTTCTTCCCTGGCGCACTACCACCCAGTCGCACGAACCCACTCCCAGCTGCATCGAACGGGGTAATAGGCCAGCCGAAGCCGCGACTTATGCCGCACCCAGTCTCCTCTTACTCATCGATGCGAACGCCAATCCCTGGTGCTACccccgctggcgctgcttctcctccgtcgggaccgccgccgtcgtccgGTGCCATGGCTTCCCTTGCGTCACCGCAGCCCACGTCACTATACAGCGTGACAGCCCCACCGACACAGCCTCTAGCGATACAGTCGCCAGCGTACCCAACAGTggtaccaccaccaccgcagcagcgtgcggaTACCATATACTCCGGAGGAGCGCAGCCGATGGCGAAACAGCCGCCCCCGCCGCCTGGCCCTCCGCGACCGGCAATGGgtggcgcaccaccaccaccaccgcctcagCCATCGGCTGCCGGCCCCGGGCAACCTGCTTCCTTGCTTGCCTCCGTGAACCCAGCCCAGTTTGCATCTCCGTTGCACAGCCAGCTAGTGCAGCGTCTTCAGCAGATCATCCCCAGTATCGCAGACCCACGCCGGcgtgcggtggtgcagcaggcagcaATGGAGGTGATtcgtcagctgcagcagggaaTGCTGCCGGAGGAGCTTGTGCAGATGTTGATGCACTTCTGCGCGAACGCTGGCACGCCAAACGCGACACAGATATGGGCGCAAGTGGCGCAGCGCTACGCTGGTGCCATCCAAGCCTTCGCAGCTCTCTGCTATCTGTGA
- a CDS encoding 60S ribosomal protein L28, putative (TriTrypDB/GeneDB-style sysID: LpmP.11.1110) codes for MSNDPFNNNGSWTKRQSGFLNGKAAVVKPAKAGMICVTVKDGSSNNKPRLAYKKVVQAAGVKASDVSRAVAAVRPDLASVAFRRARRMARIASRTTKVAAARKARSEKIRFSRKCVRAKRN; via the coding sequence ATGAGCAACGACCCGTTTAACAACAACGGCAGCTGGACGAAGCGCCAGTCTGGCTTCCTGAACGGGAAGGCCGCTGTTGTGAAGCCGGCGAAGGCTGGCATGATCTGCGTGACGGTGAAggatggcagcagcaacaacaagcCGAGGCTGGCGTACAAGAAGGTTGTGCAGGCTGCTGGCGTGAAGGCGTCTGACGTGAGCCGcgccgtggctgctgtgCGGCCGGACCTCGCGAGTGTGGCGTTCCGCCGCGCACGCCGGATGGCCCGCATTGCGAGTCGCACGACGaaggttgctgctgcgcgcaagGCCCGCTCCGAGAAGATCAGGTTCTCGCGcaagtgcgtgcgtgcgaaGCGCAACTAG
- a CDS encoding eukaryotic release factor 3, putative (TriTrypDB/GeneDB-style sysID: LpmP.11.1130), translating into MSWQQPTGSINPNAPSYAPDGSAYIGNYNAQGAGGYYPPPPPQQQQQYGGGGYYPQQGGQGSNYQGFYGNQADHQGDMYSPQQQWQGGSYPRGGYGGPQQQRGGYRGDSSYGNYQQGSGYGGQQEQRYLQNEAYQQQMPQQPAPPQQQQKQQRPAAPNPAPKTSASDAAKLSLGGGSAQPVVAPKKGGGTLSLGKRRPVTTAPQSSALAVASPVSPSMATEAKPESGAGPSATSAAESPAPEKESAAATQAERAPKPASAAPAKEAPTTTEKDRAKMTPEERRESVKKEIARQRQQSRKEYKRDPRPHFNIVFCGHVDAGKSTISGHLLMEKGLVDQREMEKLRREAEINHREGWEYAYVMDVSEEERSKGITRETGAAYFETEKRRVTVLDAPGHKAFVPSMIGGATQADVCVLVISSRTGEFETGFEKGGQTREHAMLVRTCGVKQMICVINKMDEMKWSKERYDEIVGKLKPFLRQNGYDEERAKNLIFMPVAGLTGENLIKHVELSHCDWYKGETMMGVIDSLKLPESKTDDDVLCIPLVGAYKDDGKTHIYGKVESGSIAVGEKIQVLPTKVEALVEGISIESTEFEKCYPGDNVHLHVRGIDESDIHGGYVATSIPTSLRAVEFFQARVVILEVKNIISAGSRVMLHIHSAQEEASFHKLLAKIDRKTNEVVERDPACVKAGDVVIARIELDRPVVLEPHKDFDKLGRFMLRDDGRTIAIGVVTRLYESTHESLAKAGQ; encoded by the coding sequence ATGTCCTGGCAGCAGCCGACGGGGAGCATCAACCCCAACGCGCCGTCCTACGCCCCCGATGGCAGCGCGTACATAGGCAACTACAACGCCCAAGGGGCCGGTGGCTACtaccctccgccgccgccgcagcagcagcagcagtatggcggtggcggctacTACCCCCAGCAAGGAGGCCAGGGCAGCAACTACCAGGGCTTCTACGGCAACCAAGCTGACCACCAGGGCGACATGTACagcccacagcagcagtggcagggcGGCTCCTACCCCCGCGGTGGCTACGGCGGCCCTCAGCAGCAACGAGGGGGCTACAGGGGCGACAGCAGCTACGGCAACTATCAGCAGGGGAGCGGCTACGGTGgccagcaggagcagcgctaCCTGCAGAACGAGGCCTACCAACAGCAGATGCCGCAACAACCGgcacctccgcagcagcagcagaaacaGCAAAGGCCCGCTGCCCCCAACCCAGCGCCGAAGACGTCCGCATCGGATGCCGCAAAGCTGTCTCTGGGCGGCGGCTCCGCGCAGCCGGTCGTGGCGCCCAAGAAGGGCGGCGGAACTCTTTCGCTAGGTAAGAGGAGGCCGGTGACCACGGCGCCGCAGTCCTCAgcactggcggtggcgtcgccgGTGTCCCCGTCCATGGCCACTGAAGCGAAGCCTGAGAGTGGCGCGGGCCCATCGGCAACGTCTGCGGCTGAGAGCCCGGCGCCGGAGAAGGagtcggctgctgcgactcAGGCCGAGCGCGCCCCGAAGCCTGCCTCTGCGGCCCCTGCCAAGGAGGCGCCGACGACAACCGAGAAGGACCGCGCGAAGATGACGCCGGAGGAGCGGCGCGAGTCGGTCAAGAAGGAGATcgcacgccagcgccagcagagCAGGAAGGAGTACAAGCGCGACCCCCGACCCCACTTCAACATCGTCTTCTGTGGCCACGTCGACGCCGGCAAGTCCACGATCTCCGGCCACCTGCTGATGGAGAAAGGCCTTGTGGACCAGCGCgagatggagaagctgcgccgcgaggcGGAGATCAACCACCGTGAGGGCTGGGAGTACGCGTACGTCATGGACGTctccgaggaggagcggtCGAAGGGAATCACGCGCGAGACCGGCGCGGCCTACTTCGAGACAGAGAAGCGCCGTGTGACGGTGCTGGACGCGCCGGGCCACAAGGCGTTTGTGCCGTCCATGATCGGCGGTGCCACGCAGGCGGACGTCTGCGTCCTCGTCATCTCCAGCCGCACCGGCGAGTTCGAGACCGGCTTCGAGAAGGGTGGCCAGACGCGAGAGCATGCAATGCTGGTGCGCACGTGCGGTGTAAAGCAGATGATCTGCGTCATTAACAAGATGGACGAGATGAAGTGGAGCAAGGAGCGCTACGACGAGATCGTCGGCAAGCTGAAGCCCTTCCTGCGGCAGAACGGCTACGACGAGGAGCGTGCGAAGAACCTCATCTTCATGCCTGTGGCGGGCCTGACGGGCGAGAACCTGATCAAGCATGTCGAGCTTAGCCACTGCGACTGGTACAAGGGCGAGACCATGATGGGGGTCATCGACAGCCTGAAGCTGCCCGAGTCGAAGACGGATGACGACGTTCTTTGTATCCCGCTGGTGGGCGCCTACAAGGATGACGGAAAGACACACATCTACGGCAAGGTCGAGTCAGGCTCCATCGCGGTGGGCGAGAAGATCCAGGTGCTGCCGACAAAGGTGGAGGCTCTCGTGGAGGGCATCTCGATCGAGTCCACTGAGTTCGAGAAGTGCTACCCGGGTGACAACGTGCACCTGCACGTGCGCGGCATCGACGAGAGCGATATTCATGGCGGCTACGTCGCCACCTCCATCCCGACCTCGCTGCGTGCCGTCGAGTTCTTCCAGGCGCGCGTGGTCATCCTAGAGGTGAAGAACATTATCAGTGCTGGCTCGCGTGTCATGCTGCACATACACTCCGCCCAGGAGGAAGCGTCCTTCCATAAGCTGCTGGCGAAGATCGACCGCAAGACGAACGAGGTGGTCGAGAGGGACCCGGCGTGCGTAAAGGCGGGCGACGTAGTGATTGCCCGCATCGAGCTCGACCGCCCTGTCGTGCTGGAGCCGCACAAGGACTTTGACAAGCTGGGCCGATTCATGCTGCGTGACGATGGTCGCACCATCGCAATCGGCGTTGTCACGCGCCTGTACGAGTCCACGCACGAGTCTCTCGCAAAGGCTGGGCAGTAG